In Archangium primigenium, the sequence CCTATAACTCCACCGCTTTTACCTTTGGTTTCCACTATGTCCTCACGCTGTCCGAACATTGTTACAACTCTTTGAGCCGTTTCCTTGTTGGTGGTTCTTCCGTAGAATTGGTTACCTAAATTCGACACTAATACTTCTGTTTTGTCTCGTCCGTATTTATCATTCATTTGGCTAATGTCCTGTGCTCCTACAATTACAGCAACTTTATTACTTCTTGCAGTTGCAGGGATTTGTTCAAAGTTTGGTAAATAAATTGTTGGACTTTCATCGACTATAATAGCGGATTTCATTTTGTTTGGTTCGTTCATCAGCTTGCTACAAACCGTTATTAATAAACTACATAAAGGGGCGTATGTATCTGCTAATGTAGAATTGTTACCTATAAGCAACATTGTAGGGTCTTTTGGGTCATTTACGTTTAAATTCGTTTCGTCTGCAGATAGTAACCAAAAAATATCAGGTGTGTTGTAGATACCTATTGCGTTTTTTAAAGTTCCTAAAACTCCTGCAACTTGTTTTTCTGCTCCCTGTTCCACCGCCTCTGCGAGTGATGAAATGTAACCTTTTATCTCATTATCTGTACTCAATATTTGTACTATTTCTTTTGCATTTGCAGTAAAGAAAAAAGCGAAAATATGCGGTAGTGTTGCCAATTGTGGTACATTCTTTTTAAAATACCATATTGTACCAGAAAATATAGACAACATACTTCTACTCCAAAAGTCTTGCTTTTGGATATATTCAGGCATTAAATTGAGTATAAAAGCCTGTGAATAGTTTGTTGCGTGTATAGCACTTTCAACGTATGCTAAAGGGTTTGCTCTTTGTGAATTTGAAGGGTTTTTAAAATCTATTTTAGCAGTTCTTACAGGGCTGTCGTAATGCTTATAGCATTGCTCTGCTAAACTCATTAATTCGGGACTTTTGAAGTCATATAGAACTCCTGTATAATTCTTTTCAGCACATTGCTTGATAATTGGATACATA encodes:
- a CDS encoding type IV secretory system conjugative DNA transfer family protein; the encoded protein is NMIELIILLIPIVALGLYIKREQNTQAMIKAGIVLVLIIASTMFFQNTKGTDTKSLMLMFVGMVGMLGSYIYAIILGLGKGRKGSLKLSKQQKTEVFTFSAGRKDLTIANPFRGVLIVGGAGSGKSRTFMYPIIKQCAEKNYTGVLYDFKSPELMSLAEQCYKHYDSPVRTAKIDFKNPSNSQRANPLAYVESAIHATNYSQAFILNLMPEYIQKQDFWSRSMLSIFSGTIWYFKKNVPQLATLPHIFAFFFTANAKEIVQILSTDNEIKGYISSLAEAVEQGAEKQVAGVLGTLKNAIGIYNTPDIFWLLSADETNLNVNDPKDPTMLLIGNNSTLADTYAPLCSLLITVCSKLMNEPNKMKSAIIVDESPTIYLPNFEQIPATARSNKVAVIVGAQDISQMNDKYGRDKTEVLVSNLGNQFYGRTTNKETAQRVVTMFGQREDIVETKGKSGGVIGDAVGMYGKRSVNQSIQKRDRIKIQQMTTLNAGQFAGILAEGKNKEFLEQIDLQKMPNFEVRKTDNGYSLSSATSHFDSVYRQVKTFLGKRETISDKIEKRHKKKGFGRITDLDL